The DNA window TCGCGGTGCAGGGCTACTCATGGCTGGACAAGGGACAAAAGCGAGAGGCGAAACTCGTCGGCATCGGACCGGACGGCACCGTGAAGTGGGTCCACCACACCGGCGACCACGGCATGGTCTGGGGCTACGACGTGGACCCGATGCCGAACGGCAACCTGTTCGTGACGGGAACGACGCAGGGGAAGACGGTCGTCTACGAGTTCAACCCCCGAACGCAAGAGCACGTCTGGAGGGAGACGTTGCCCATCGAGGACACCCACGACATCGACCTCATCAACAACGGGACGCAACTACTCGTCGCCAACCTGCGCAACTACAACGAGGAAGAGAACAGGAACGACGACAGCATCTTCGTCTACGACCTCCAGAAGGACGAGGTGGTCTGGCGCTGGTACTTCCGGGACCACTACGACTCTGACGTGGGCGGGAACTACACGAAAGACTGGACGCACGTCAACGACGTGGACAAAATCGGCCCCGGCGAGTATCTCGCCTCGCCGCGCAATCTGGACCAAGCCATCGTCATCAACCGCTCGACGGGGAACATCGACATGCAACTCGGTTCCTACGGGGAGAAGGACACCCTCGACAAGCAACACAACCCGGACTACTTGGAGAGCGAGGACGGCACCCCGACGCTCCTCGTCGCCGACTCCGAGAACAACCGCATCGTCGAGTACGAAAAGGAGGGCGACGGATGGAACCGAACGTGGTCGCTCGGGAAGGGCGACGACCTCTCGTGGCCACGCGACGCGGACCGCCTGTCGAACGGCAACACCCTCGTCGGCGACTCGAAACACGAACGGGTGATGGAAGTCACCCCGAAGGGGAAGGTCGTCTGGGAGTTCTACACGCCGTGGTTGGTCTACGACGTGGCGCGCCTCCCCGACGAGCGGGCCGAAAGCCCGACCATCGCCGACCAGAACGCCACGGGAAGCTACGCGTTCAAGGGAGCCACCCAGAAGTACGACGCGGAGTCGATGAAGCAGTGTAACGCCTACCTCAACTCCATCGACGGGTGGGCCGACGGGCAGAAACCGGCGAACACGACCACCGCGGACGGAGCGGGCGTGCAGGACGACGACTCCGGCAACTCCGCCACGTCGCTCCCCGGCTTCAACGTCGTCGTCGCGCTCGTCAGCCTGCTCGCCGCGGCGGCGCTATTGGTCCGAGAGAATCGAGACTAAATCAGATACCGTTCGCCGTCCACCGCCAACGGCTCTTCGAACGCCTCTTCTTCGGGATAGAAGTGCGACACGTGCACCAATCGCGTCTCCGACGCGTCCAGTTCGTCGGCCAGCGAGAGCGCACCCTCGCGCGTCATGTGCTTGTGCCCGAAGGTGCGCGGAACGCCGTCCTCGGTGTGGTGGCGGCCGCCCGCCGGGTGGTACTCGCAGAGCGACGCGGGGACGATGGCGTCGGCCAGAAAGAGGTCGGCGTCCGACAGGGCCTCCCGAGACGCGTCCGGAATCGAATAGCCCGTGTCACCCGTCAGCGCGAGTTTCGAACCGTCTTTCTCCACGACGACGCCGTAACAGACGAGCGGGGGGTGTTCGACCGGAACGAAGGTCACGTCGAACCCGCACGCCGAAAACGACGCGAGCGGCGCGTGGCCGTGAACCGTGATGCGGTCGAGGTAGTCGAACTTGTTTCGAATCGCGTCGGCGACGCTCTCGCCCGTCTTCGGGTCGGTTTCGTCCGTCGCGTGGACGGGGAGGGAATCGAACAGTCGATAGGCGTTCCCCAACCCGTCGAGGTGGTCGAAATGGATGTGCGTGATGAGCACCTCGTCGGGGAGCGAAACGTCGTTGTCGAGAAACTGGGAGCGAAAATCCGGGCTGGCGTCGATGAGGAGCGATTCGTCCGTCTCCTCGTTGCGGACGTGGACCGAGAACCGCGAGCGCTCCACACCGCTGTCCCGAGCCTCGCGGCAGGTGTCACAGTCGCATCCGACCGTCGGGGTGCCCGTCGTATCGCCGGTTCCGAGGAGGGTGACTTCCATCGGTACAAGATGCACGGCGACGGATGCTAAATGTCGCGGTCCGCGATGGTGTTGCAGGAAAAATCGTCGCGCCGTCAGTGGTCGTGGGAGTGACCGCTGATGTCCCCACCGGCGACCAGCGCGTCGTGGTCGCCGTCTATCATGTCCATATCCTTCAGGTGGTCGCGCTCCTCGAAGTCCTGAATCGCGTAGTGGAGGTCCTCTTGCGTGAGTTCCGTCCGTTCCTCGGTCAGGGCTTCGAGCACGGCCTCGCGGAGGACCAGTCGAAGGTCGCTCCCGGTGAGTCCCTCGGTCATCTCCGCGATTTCGTCGGGGTCGAAGTTGGCGATGCGCATCCGCCGGGTGATGACCCGAAGGATGTCCGAGCGCATCTGCTCGTCCGGTTTCGGGAAGTTCAGGATGTCGTCGAAGCGCCGCCACGCCGCCGCGTCGAGTTGGTCGGGGTGGTTGGTCGCGCCGATGAGCAACACGTCGTCCTCGATGAGCGAGATGTTGTCGATGCTCTTGAGGAGGGTGTTGACGGCGCGTTTGATGGCCGCGTGCTCGTCGCTCCGACGGGTTTTCGCCACGAAGTCGAACTCGTCCATGAAGAGGATACACGGCGAGAGTCGCTTCGCCACCTCGAACACCTTCTCGACGTTTTTGGCCGTCTCGCCGAGGTACTGGCTGGTTATCATCGACAGTTTGACTTCGACGAACGGGAGGTCCAAGTCGTACCCCAGCGCGCGCGCCGTCGAGGTTTTCGCGGTTCCCGGCGGGCCGACGAAGAGGAGTTTCCCGATTTCGCGCAGCCCGATTTCGGCCAGATACTCGCGGTGCTCGATGGCCTTGACGATTTTGTGGATTTCGGCCTCTTGGTCCTCCGTGAGCACGAGGTCGTCCAGCGTCAGTTCGACCTCCTCGGGCGCGTGGATGTCCACGAGGTCGAGCATGCTCTCCCCGTCCTCGTCTTCGTCCTCGTCGAAGTGCTCTTCGAGCAGGCTGTCTATCCACGCCCGGTCGGACTGGACCGGCCGGTTTGCTTCTCGCACCGCCTCGTAGGACGCGTCCACGCCGTCGCGGTCGGAGAGCGCGTACGCGAGCGTCGGGTTCGCGGCGATTCGCTCCTCGTCGCGGTCCACGAACCACTCTTCCGCCATCTCCTGTTGGGTGAGTTCGATGCTTCCCGAGAACGTATCCCGGTCGGTGAACATCAGTTCGGAGATCGCGTCCCACGGTTGGTCGAGGCCGGTCGCCTCGCGCGCCGTCTCGACGGTCGTCCGAAGCGGTCGCTCTATCGTTCCGTCGTGCCAGAACACCTGCCGAATCTTCGGCGGCAGGTCGTTTTCGTCCAGATTTCGGTTCTCACTGTAGACCCGTGCAGTGAGCAAGAACTCGATTACGTCCAGCGCCCCGCTGTTCATTCTCCCGTGGGTAATCACGGGAGAATCTTAAGGCCGTCGGAGACGTTCCGCTCGCTACGCGTTTCGAGAGCCGAAAAGAAGGGCCGACCTACGCGGTCGGGGTGGTATTCGAGTGCAGAGAGCTGTTCTGGACGTAGATGACGGTCGTGCTGATGTGACACCCGCTGTTGAAGCCGAAGCGCTGGAACTCGTAGCGCGTGTAGCCGGACATGTAACCCTCGATGTCCTGCGCGGTGCTGTCCTGGCTGGTGCAGGTAGAGACGTCCGCGGGAGCGACGACTATCGGCGGTTTGTCGCCGCTGAGGTCCGAGGCGTTCGTCGTGCTCGCAATGTTCGCGTCGGCGGTGTCGAAGTACCACGCGAGCGGGAGACGGGCGAACCATCCACCGCCGCCTTCACCCGCTTCTACCGGATACACGTCGTCGGCGGCCTCGTTCGACGAGTAGAACTTACTCCCGTAGAACAGCACGTCGGTTCCCTCGTTCTCGCGTGAGATGCGCTGAAGGTCGTGGAGGAGCGGTTTCGCATCGGTCGAGGACGATTGGGCGTACTGGACGAACTGGTTGTCCGGGTCCTGCGGATGTTGATAGGACGTGCTGTAGGCGGTCGCCCCGACGGAACCGACGACGAGCAGGAGGAGCACCGCGGCGGCGACGAGGCTCACGTCGTCGTGGTCCTCGTACGCTTCCCAGCCCCAGCGGAATATCAGCGCGAGGCCCACTGCCGCGGGGAACGCAAGCGGGACGATGGCGTGGACGGTCGCCCAGCCCGCCTTGATGTCCATCACGAGCGGGTAACCGAGGATGCTGACGACGCCCCAGTAGAAGCCGAGCGAAACGAGGTCGCGCGGGCGGTCGCCGGAGTAGCGGTCGACGATGAAGCCCACGACGGCGAGGATGCAGAGCGCGAGTGCGCCGACTTTCAGCGACGTGAGGAAGTGGTCGAGGTAGGGAAGGTAGGCGTGGTCCGTGTGTCCCTGCCATCCGATGAACTCGTTCGCCACGTCCGTCGTCGCGGCGGTGAACACCTTCGGAATCATCGACGGATTCGAGAAGGATTTCCAGAGTCCCGGTCCGGGTTGGCCCTGGGAGCGCGGCGCGTAGAAG is part of the Haladaptatus paucihalophilus DX253 genome and encodes:
- a CDS encoding ATP-binding protein; the encoded protein is MNSGALDVIEFLLTARVYSENRNLDENDLPPKIRQVFWHDGTIERPLRTTVETAREATGLDQPWDAISELMFTDRDTFSGSIELTQQEMAEEWFVDRDEERIAANPTLAYALSDRDGVDASYEAVREANRPVQSDRAWIDSLLEEHFDEDEDEDGESMLDLVDIHAPEEVELTLDDLVLTEDQEAEIHKIVKAIEHREYLAEIGLREIGKLLFVGPPGTAKTSTARALGYDLDLPFVEVKLSMITSQYLGETAKNVEKVFEVAKRLSPCILFMDEFDFVAKTRRSDEHAAIKRAVNTLLKSIDNISLIEDDVLLIGATNHPDQLDAAAWRRFDDILNFPKPDEQMRSDILRVITRRMRIANFDPDEIAEMTEGLTGSDLRLVLREAVLEALTEERTELTQEDLHYAIQDFEERDHLKDMDMIDGDHDALVAGGDISGHSHDH
- a CDS encoding MBL fold metallo-hydrolase, which gives rise to MEVTLLGTGDTTGTPTVGCDCDTCREARDSGVERSRFSVHVRNEETDESLLIDASPDFRSQFLDNDVSLPDEVLITHIHFDHLDGLGNAYRLFDSLPVHATDETDPKTGESVADAIRNKFDYLDRITVHGHAPLASFSACGFDVTFVPVEHPPLVCYGVVVEKDGSKLALTGDTGYSIPDASREALSDADLFLADAIVPASLCEYHPAGGRHHTEDGVPRTFGHKHMTREGALSLADELDASETRLVHVSHFYPEEEAFEEPLAVDGERYLI
- a CDS encoding flippase activity-associated protein Agl23, with amino-acid sequence MQGSDTAQKRARPLTSSDESSLLQRLTEPVPLVVLITAFGLALRLVNLGARVAHQDEARVAYWASRFAKNGVWYYRRIIHGPFLLQMDSVVFSLFGANDFTMRLIVALIGGLFPLAALLFRKRLRASETVALAFFFAANPVLLYYSRFMRNDVMLAAVMVFALGFVVRYFDTRRLRYVFAAVACFTLGFTMKENALLYAACWAGGAVLLYDHRLFLRRVGNEGIGAAIPPRIRNGALRLYERDRSVVNSLLKGVGIALVAALEALAIIVFFYAPRSQGQPGPGLWKSFSNPSMIPKVFTAATTDVANEFIGWQGHTDHAYLPYLDHFLTSLKVGALALCILAVVGFIVDRYSGDRPRDLVSLGFYWGVVSILGYPLVMDIKAGWATVHAIVPLAFPAAVGLALIFRWGWEAYEDHDDVSLVAAAVLLLLVVGSVGATAYSTSYQHPQDPDNQFVQYAQSSSTDAKPLLHDLQRISRENEGTDVLFYGSKFYSSNEAADDVYPVEAGEGGGGWFARLPLAWYFDTADANIASTTNASDLSGDKPPIVVAPADVSTCTSQDSTAQDIEGYMSGYTRYEFQRFGFNSGCHISTTVIYVQNSSLHSNTTPTA
- a CDS encoding arylsulfotransferase family protein; this translates as MHTPSRRQSLAVGAILLCCLSLFAPTLAAQSNRTAQSNDQGSIASNPCVGTIERPANGTTVVAVQGYSWLDKGQKREAKLVGIGPDGTVKWVHHTGDHGMVWGYDVDPMPNGNLFVTGTTQGKTVVYEFNPRTQEHVWRETLPIEDTHDIDLINNGTQLLVANLRNYNEEENRNDDSIFVYDLQKDEVVWRWYFRDHYDSDVGGNYTKDWTHVNDVDKIGPGEYLASPRNLDQAIVINRSTGNIDMQLGSYGEKDTLDKQHNPDYLESEDGTPTLLVADSENNRIVEYEKEGDGWNRTWSLGKGDDLSWPRDADRLSNGNTLVGDSKHERVMEVTPKGKVVWEFYTPWLVYDVARLPDERAESPTIADQNATGSYAFKGATQKYDAESMKQCNAYLNSIDGWADGQKPANTTTADGAGVQDDDSGNSATSLPGFNVVVALVSLLAAAALLVRENRD